The following are encoded together in the Dama dama isolate Ldn47 chromosome 27, ASM3311817v1, whole genome shotgun sequence genome:
- the LOC133047639 gene encoding phosphatidylinositol 4,5-bisphosphate 3-kinase catalytic subunit beta isoform-like, producing the protein MLRLMDLLWKEAGLDLRMLPYGCLATGDCSGLIEVVSTSETIADIQLNSSNVAAAAAFNKDALLNWLKEYNSGDDLDRAIEEFTLSCAGYCVASYVLGIGDRHSDNIMIKKTGQLFHIDFGHILGNFKSKFGIKRERVPFILTYDFIHVIQQGKRGNTEKFGRFRQCCEDAYLILRWHGNLFITLFALMLTAGLPELTSVKDIQYLKDSLALGKSEEEALKQFKQKFDEALRESWTTKVNWMAQTVRKDYRS; encoded by the coding sequence ATGCTGCGCTTGATGGATTTACTCTGGAAAGAAGCTGGTCTGGACCTTCGGATGCTACCTTACGGCTGCTTAGCAACAGGAGACTGCTCTGGCCTCATTGAAGTTGTGAGCACCTCTGAAACAATTGCTGACATTCAGCTGAACAGTAGCAATGTtgctgcagcagcagcattcaaCAAAGATGCCCTTCTGAACTGGCTTAAAGAATACAATTCTGGGGATGACCTGGACCGAGCTATTGAGGAGTTTACCCTATCCTGTGCCGGCTACTGTGTAGCTTCTTATGTCCTTGGGATTGGTGACAGACATAGTGATAACATCATGATAAAAAAAACTGGCCAGCTCTTCCACATTGACTTTGGACATATTCTTGGAAATTTCAAGTCTAAATTTGGCATTAAAAGGGAGCGAGTGCCTTTTATTCTTACTTATGATTTCATTCATGTGATTCaacaaggaaaaagaggaaacacagaaaaatttGGCCGGTTCCGCCAATGTTGTGAAGATGCATATCTGATTTTACGCTGGCATGGGAATCTCTTCATCACGCTCTTTGCACTGATGTTGACTGCAGGGCTTCCTGAGCTCACCTCAGTCAAGGATATACAGTATCTTAAGGACTCTCTTGCCTTAGGAAAGAGTGAAGAAGAAGCACTCAAGCAATTCAAGCAAAAATTTGATGAGGCACTCAGGGAAAGTTGGACCACTAAAGTCAATTGGATGGCCCAAACAGTtcggaaagactacagatcttaA